A section of the Pochonia chlamydosporia 170 chromosome 2, whole genome shotgun sequence genome encodes:
- a CDS encoding calcium/proton exchanger (similar to Coccidioides immitis RS XP_001241365.1) → MDDPNKDGASSGRRRTSITSPTDASQSTHSHDNTTPSRPGDGFGESYQSTDTVRHRPEGTGYGTIHIPPTASSSQTAADSFQDRPQTKGPGTPQPSRSGLKPPHRVKSFPRLRKPPLSRRTSSNTPHRGEIFSADDEPHEVEADAVERQGYSTRRRSQQTTSTLTRLQSYRTGGDGEDEEETRTGGVPTTTAEEDEQEHDDDLPLDEHVDCDSDGEISEAESFTLKDRQQAINQTHPFGIRVWKPALYKKDRSIQKFAQADIHSSPGGRVSNWLLLFNLVWTLVFGWWMATLAALGAIVCLLFAAAPSGREYGRVLWGLAGYLFYPFGKFVRLEKDEAYLHEDGDEGRSISEYEQWQSGDLEYGRLFFGPDGNRSIVGRSRRSIDSERSETESLLGRGRRGGSRDMHPRMKRRLFGRGEWNIGRVIFFIFFYCLISPALIVTSAICWFLVFWIPMGKVTILLFDHLRRHPLALSFETHMHYMRSEDGPDSSILVCTYRAVGSKYWKYTVDGTNIFLINLMAVVCFVIFDWAVLEGVLHIDSVITSPAFLFMAGLLSIIPLAYFIGQAVASISAQSSMGLGAAINAFFATVVEVFLYCVALNQGKGQLVEGSIVGSIFAGILFLPGISMCFGALKRKTQRFNARSAGVTSTMLLFAVVGAFGPTLFYQIYGTHELSCTDCEDLGPGGSGNTGEARDCRRCYFSQAPALDDRFYLEAVRPYCYLAAAMLFFSYLIGLWFTLRTHAAVIWNAEIEEKKHEEQLQASVVRSSQPSAAETTATDIRDSHLYKRILGQSLKQVGLQPRPEEVGRQASIINQDAGANGMAATPHVVPPKGSDTIRSTVNVPGLSQADNTALAREVAQIAATAATLASRDRERSRKLSATPGQHGTVRAHQTQADEGTVAAETATAHAGGHGGGHDAPNWGRAKSSIILLGATILYAVIAEILVDTVDVVLESFSIDQKFLGITLFALVPNTTEFLNAISFAMNGNIALSMEIGSAYALQVCLLQIPALVLFSAVYPNIPKGGDPSLYTFSLLFPQWDMVTVILCVFLLSYVYGEGKSNYFKGSILVLTYFVVVIGFYFSGFTSEVMGMERFDIMGADGKYQSYKTIGRGTSGRAYHA, encoded by the exons ATGGATGATCCAAACAAAGACGGCGCGTCTTCGGGGCGTCGCCGAACCTCAATTACATCGCCCACGGATGCCAGCCAGAGCACCCATTCACACGACAACACAACCCCCAGTCGTCCTGGAGATGGTTTTGGGGAGAGCTATCAGTCTACAGATACCGTGCGACACCGACCCGAAGGTACTGGATACG GAACCATACACATTCCTCCCACCGCAAGCAGCAGTCAAACAGCAGCCGATTCTTTTCAAGACCGCCCTCAAACCAAGGGTCCAGGGACACCTCAACCGTCGCGATCGGGTCTCAAACCTCCCCACAGGGTCAAGTCGTTTCCCCGATTGCGAAAGCCCCCATTGTCCAGAAGGACGTCGTCGAATACGCCGCACCGAGGCGAAATCTTCTCTGCCGACGATGAACCACACGAAGTCGAGGCTGATGCTGTCGAGCGCCAAGGATATTCCACCCGTCGACGGTCTCAACAGACTACCAGTACTCTTACCCGGCTGCAATCATATCGAACCGGCGGCGATggagaggacgaggaggaaaCTCGAACTGGAGGCGTCCCCACCACAAcagccgaagaagacgaacAAGAACACGATGATGACTTGCCTCTCGACGAGCATGTCGACTGTGACTCTGACGGCGAGATAAGCGAGGCCGAAAGCTTCACTCTCAAGGACAGGCAGCAGgccatcaaccagacacatcccTTTGGTATCAGAGTGTGGAAACCTGCACTGTACAAGAAGGACCGGTCCATTCAGAAGTTTGCTCAGGCAGATATTCATTCGTCTCCTGGCGGCAGAGTAAGCAACTGGCTGCTTCTGTTCAACCttgtctggactctggtctttggctggtggatggcTACCCTGGCGGCCCTAGGAGCCATTGTCTGTTTACTttttgctgcagctccaaGTGGCAGAGAGTACGGGCGCGTTCTTTGGGGTCTCGCCGGCTACTTGTTCTATCCCTTTGGCAAGTTTGTGCGACTGGAAAAGGACGAGGCTTATTTGCATGAGGACGGAGACGAAGGCCGAAGCATCTCGGAATATGAGCAGTGGCAGAGCGGCGATTTGGAATACGGACGCCTGTTCTTTGGTCCCGACGGCAACCGATCCATTGTTGGGCGATCGAGGCGAAGCATCGATTCCGAGCGCAGCGAAACCGAAAGCCTACTTGGACGTGGTCGACGAGGCGGATCGCGCGACATGCACCCTCGTATGAAGCGACGACTCTTTGGTCGAGGGGAGTGGAACATTGGCCgtgtcatcttcttcatctttttctACTGCCTCATCTCCCCGGCCTTGATCGTCACCTCGGCTATATGTTGGTTCCTCGTCTTTTGGATCCCCATGGGCAAAGTAACCATCCTCTTGTTTGATCACCTTCGCCGCCACCCGCTCGCTCTATCCTTCGAGACTCACATGCACTATATGCGAAGCGAGGATGGCCCCGACTCGTCCATTCTAGTCTGCACCTACCGAGCCGTTGGATCCAAGTATTGGAAGTACACCGTTGACGGAACCAATAttttcctcatcaacctcatgGCTGTCGTCTGTTTTGTCATTTTCGATTGGGCTGTCCTTGAGGGTGTCCTTCACATTGACAGCGTTATTACGTCACCAGCCTTTCTATTCATGGCCGGATTGCTGTCCATCATTCCACTGGCATACTTCATCGGCCAGGCTGTTGCGTCTATATCGGCCCAATCGTCAATGGGGCTTGGCGctgccatcaatgccttTTTCGCCACTGTGGTTGAAGTGTTTCTATACTGCGTTGCCCTCAATCAAGGCAAAGGACAGCTTGTTGAGGGAAGTATTGTGGGCAGCATCTTTGCTGGTATTCTCTTCCTGCCAGGCATCTCCATGTGTTTTGGAGCGCTGAAGCGCAAGACGCAACGATTCAACGCCAGGTCGGCCGGTGTCACATCCACCATGCTGCTTTTCGCCGTGGTTGGTGCATTTGGTCCGACGCTATTCTATCAAATCTATGGAACCCATGAGCTAAGCTGTACGGATTGCGAAGACTTGGGTCCCGGCGGAAGTGGTAATACTGGTGAGGCCCGCGATTGCCGTCGATGCTATTTCTCTCAGGCACCCGCGCTTGACGACCGCTTTTACCTGGAAGCTGTTCGGCCCTACTGCTACctggccgccgccatgctcttcttctcataCCTCATTGGACTGTGGTTCACCCTGCGAACTCATGCGGCGGTGATCTGGAACGCCGAGattgaggagaagaagcacgAAGAGCAACTGCAGGCCTCGGTTGTTCGAAGCTCTCAGCCTTCGGCTGCGGAAACCACTGCCACGGATATCCGCGACTCTCATCTCTACAAGCGAATTCTGGGCCAGTCGCTGAAGCAGGTCGGTCTACAGCCACGTCCCGAGGAGGTTGGCCgccaagcatcaatcatcaaccaagatgCCGGCGCCAACGGGATGGCCGCAACCCCTCACGTAGTTCCTCCTAAGGGAAGTGACACGATTCGATCCACCGTCAACGTGCCGGGGCTCAGCCAGGCAGACAACACTGCCCTTGCTCGAGAAGTCGCTCAGATTGCAGCAACCGCGGCCACATTGGCGTCAAGAGATCGCGAAAGATCACGAAAGCTGTCTGCGACGCCCGGGCAGCACGGCACCGTGCGAGCACACCAAACCCAGGCTGATGAGGGCACGGTGGCTGCCGAAACAGCAACTGCACATGCTGGCGGCCACGGTGGTGGCCACGATGCTCCAAACTGGGGTCGCGCAAAGAGCTCCATTATTCTCCTCGGAGCGACGATTTTGTATGCCGTCATTGCGGAAATTCTGGTTGATACGGTGGATGTTGTGTTGGAGAGTTTTTCGATTGACCAAAAGTTTCTGGGCATTAcgctttttgcccttgttccCAATACGACTGAATTTTTG AACGCCATCTCATTTGCCATGAATGGCAACATTGCGCTGTCCATGGAAATCGGTTCCGCCTACGCTTTGCAAGTGTGCTTGCTGCAGATTCCGGCTCTTGTCCTTTTCTCGGCTGTGTATCCCAACATTCCCAAGGGCGGCGATCCCAGCTTGTACACCTTTTCGTTGCTGTTCCCTCAGTGGGACATGGTCACCGTGATCCTATGTG